The Syngnathus acus chromosome 3, fSynAcu1.2, whole genome shotgun sequence genome includes a window with the following:
- the LOC119120486 gene encoding transducin-like enhancer protein 3-B isoform X5, which produces MYPQGRHPAPHQPGQPGFKFTVAESCDRIKDEFQFLQAQYHSLKVEYDKLANEKTEMQRHYVMYYEMSYGLNIEMHKQTEIAKRLNAILAQIMPFLSQEHQQQVAQAVERAKQVTMTELNAIIGKQQPPHCIYPTFMQQLQAQHLSHAAHGPPVQLPPHPSGLQPPGIPPVTGAGSGLLALGALGSQAHLPVKDEKNHHDLEHRGPSSFHSPLAIPLKERESSTNNSVSPSDSLRAASEKHRGSSDYGLDPKKRKVDDKDNMNRYDSDGDKSDDLVVDVSNEDPATPRGSPAHSPPENGLDKSRVLKKDAAPNSPASVASSGSTPSTKAKDHTHMTNDKSSTPSLKSNTPTPRNEAPTPGTSTTPGLRPLTMGKPPGMEALAAPALRTPLSIAGSYATPFAMMGHHEMNGSLTSPGVYPGLISPQMSAAAAAAAAYGRSPIAGFDPHPHMRAPGLPTSLPSISGGKPAYSFHVSADGQMQPVPFPPDALIGPGIPRHARQINTLSHGEVVCAVTISNPTRHVYTGGKGCVKIWDISQPGSKSPVSQLDCLNRDNYIRSCKLLPDGRTLIVGGEASTLTIWDLASQTPRIKAELTSSAPACYALAISPDAKVCFSCCSDGNIAVWDLHNQTLVRQFQGHTDGASCIDISHDGTKLWTGGLDNTVRSWDLREGRQLQQHDFTSQIFSLGYCPTGEWLAVGMESSNVEVLHHTKPDKYQLHLHESCVLSLKFAYCGKWFVSTGKDNLLNAWRTPYGASIFQSKESSSVLSCDISADDKYIVTGSGDKKATVYEVIY; this is translated from the exons TACTACGAGATGTCCTACGGGCTCAATATTGAGATGCACAAACAG ACTGAAATTGCCAAACGCCTCAATGCAATCCTGGCTCAGATAATGCCGTTCTTGTCACAAGAG CACCAACAGCAGGTTGCTCAAGCTGTTGAGCGAGCTAAACAGGTGACAATGACTGAGCTGAATGCTATCATCGGG AAGCAGCAGCCGCCTCACTGTATCTATCCAACCTTCATG cagcagctacaGGCCCAGCACCTCTCCCACGCAGCCCACGGACCACCTGTGCAACTGCCCCCACACCCTTCGGGTTTACAGCCACCCGGCATCCCCCCTGTGACGGGTGCTGGCTCTGGCCTGCTTGCACTCGGTGCTCTCGGCAGCCAGGCGCACCTGCCTGTCAAGGATGAGAAGAACCATCACGACCTGGAGCACAGAG GCCCCTCATCTTTTCATTCGCCTCTGGCTATTCCTCTGAAAGAACGGGAGTCGAGCACG AATAATTCTGTGTCGCCATCAGACAGCCTGCGGGCAGCAAGTGAAAAGCACCGCGGCTCCTCAGATTATGGACTTGACCCTAAGAAACGTAAAGTGGACGACAAGGACAACATGAACAGATAT GATAGCGACGGAGACAAGAGCGATGACTTGGTGGTGGACGTTTCTAACGAG GATCCGGCCACCCCGCGTGGCAGCCCCGCTCACTCTCCTCCGGAGAACGGGCTGGATAAATCACGGGTTCTGAAGAAAGACGCCGCCCCTAACAGCCCTGCTTCGGTGGCGTCCTCAGGAAGCACGCCGTCCACCAAAGCAAAGGACCACACCCATATGACG aaTGACAAGTCATCTACACCGAGCCTGAAGTCCAACACGCCCACACCCAGAAATGAGGCACCCACACCAGGAACAAGCACCACTCCAGGGCTGAGGCCTCTGACTATGGGTAAACCGCCTGGCATGGAGGCGTTAG CTGCCCCTGCCCTTCGCACACCCCTTTCCATTGCGGGTTCCTACGCCACCCCCTTTGCCATGATGGGTCATCACGAGATGAACGGATCCCTCACCAGCCCGGGTGTCTATCCTGGTCTGATTTCACCTCAGATGAGTGCTGCGGCAGCCGCCGCAGCTGCTTATGGACGCTCACCCATT GCAGGATTTGACCCGCATCCCCACATGAGAGCTCCAGGCCTGCCAACCAGCCTCCCTTCCATTTCAGGAGGAAAACC ggcGTATTCTTTTCACGTGAGTGCGGACGGTCAGATGCAGCCTGTGCCCTTCCCCCCCGACGCACTGATAGGCCCAGGCATCCCGCGGCACGCTCGTCAGATCAACACACTGAGCCACGGGGAAGTCGTGTGCGCTGTCACCATCAGCAACCCCACTCGTCACGTCTACACAGGCGGCAAGGGCTGCGTCAAGATCTGGGACAtcagccagccaggcagcaAGAGCCCTGTGTCCCAACTTGACTGTCTG AACAGGGACAATTACATCCGCTCGTGCAAGCTGTTGCCTGATGGCCGCACCCTAATTGTGGGCGGCGAGGCCAGCACACTGACCATCTGGGACTTGGCATCGCAGACACCACGAATTAAGGCGGAGCTTACTTCCTCCGCCCCAGCCTGCTACGCGCTGGCCATAAGCCCCGATGCAAAGGTCTGCTTCTCCTGCTGCTCGGATGGCAACATCGCCGTGTGGGATCTCCATAATCAGACTCTTGTCAG GCAGTTCCAGGGCCACACGGACGGAGCCAGCTGTATCGACATTTCGCATGATGGGACCAAGCTCTGGACCGGAGGCCTGGACAACACAGTCCGCTCTTGGGATTTGAGAGAAGGACGGCAGCTCCAGCAGCATGACTTTACCTCACAG ATCTTCTCCTTAGGCTACTGTCCCACTGGAGAATGGCTGGCTGTGGGCATGGAGAGCAGCAATGTGGAGGTGTTGCACCACACTAAGCCTGACAAGTACCAGCTACATCTGCACGAAAGTTGCGTCCTCTCACTCAAGTTTGCCTACTGTG GTAAATGGTTTGTAAGCACGGGGAAGGACAATCTGCTGAATGCATGGAGGACTCCCTATGGTGCCAGCATATTCCAG TCCAAGGAGTCGTCTTCGGTCCTAAGCTGTGACATCTCGGCAGATGACAAATACATTGTGACGGGTTCTGGTGACAAGAAAGCCACAGTCTATGAGGTCATCTACTAG
- the LOC119120486 gene encoding transducin-like enhancer protein 3-B isoform X8, producing the protein MYPQGRHPAPHQPGQPGFKFTVAESCDRIKDEFQFLQAQYHSLKVEYDKLANEKTEMQRHYVMYYEMSYGLNIEMHKQTEIAKRLNAILAQIMPFLSQEHQQQVAQAVERAKQVTMTELNAIIGVRGLPNLPLTKQQPPHCIYPTFMQQQLQAQHLSHAAHGPPVQLPPHPSGLQPPGIPPVTGAGSGLLALGALGSQAHLPVKDEKNHHDLEHRERESSTNNSVSPSDSLRAASEKHRGSSDYGLDPKKRKVDDKDNMNRYDSDGDKSDDLVVDVSNEDPATPRGSPAHSPPENGLDKSRVLKKDAAPNSPASVASSGSTPSTKAKDHTHMTNDKSSTPSLKSNTPTPRNEAPTPGTSTTPGLRPLTMGKPPGMEALAAPALRTPLSIAGSYATPFAMMGHHEMNGSLTSPGVYPGLISPQMSAAAAAAAAYGRSPIAGFDPHPHMRAPGLPTSLPSISGGKPAYSFHVSADGQMQPVPFPPDALIGPGIPRHARQINTLSHGEVVCAVTISNPTRHVYTGGKGCVKIWDISQPGSKSPVSQLDCLNRDNYIRSCKLLPDGRTLIVGGEASTLTIWDLASQTPRIKAELTSSAPACYALAISPDAKVCFSCCSDGNIAVWDLHNQTLVRQFQGHTDGASCIDISHDGTKLWTGGLDNTVRSWDLREGRQLQQHDFTSQIFSLGYCPTGEWLAVGMESSNVEVLHHTKPDKYQLHLHESCVLSLKFAYCGKWFVSTGKDNLLNAWRTPYGASIFQSKESSSVLSCDISADDKYIVTGSGDKKATVYEVIY; encoded by the exons TACTACGAGATGTCCTACGGGCTCAATATTGAGATGCACAAACAG ACTGAAATTGCCAAACGCCTCAATGCAATCCTGGCTCAGATAATGCCGTTCTTGTCACAAGAG CACCAACAGCAGGTTGCTCAAGCTGTTGAGCGAGCTAAACAGGTGACAATGACTGAGCTGAATGCTATCATCGGGGTACGTGGACTTCCCAATCTGCCTCTCACC AAGCAGCAGCCGCCTCACTGTATCTATCCAACCTTCATG cagcagcagctacaGGCCCAGCACCTCTCCCACGCAGCCCACGGACCACCTGTGCAACTGCCCCCACACCCTTCGGGTTTACAGCCACCCGGCATCCCCCCTGTGACGGGTGCTGGCTCTGGCCTGCTTGCACTCGGTGCTCTCGGCAGCCAGGCGCACCTGCCTGTCAAGGATGAGAAGAACCATCACGACCTGGAGCACAGAG AACGGGAGTCGAGCACG AATAATTCTGTGTCGCCATCAGACAGCCTGCGGGCAGCAAGTGAAAAGCACCGCGGCTCCTCAGATTATGGACTTGACCCTAAGAAACGTAAAGTGGACGACAAGGACAACATGAACAGATAT GATAGCGACGGAGACAAGAGCGATGACTTGGTGGTGGACGTTTCTAACGAG GATCCGGCCACCCCGCGTGGCAGCCCCGCTCACTCTCCTCCGGAGAACGGGCTGGATAAATCACGGGTTCTGAAGAAAGACGCCGCCCCTAACAGCCCTGCTTCGGTGGCGTCCTCAGGAAGCACGCCGTCCACCAAAGCAAAGGACCACACCCATATGACG aaTGACAAGTCATCTACACCGAGCCTGAAGTCCAACACGCCCACACCCAGAAATGAGGCACCCACACCAGGAACAAGCACCACTCCAGGGCTGAGGCCTCTGACTATGGGTAAACCGCCTGGCATGGAGGCGTTAG CTGCCCCTGCCCTTCGCACACCCCTTTCCATTGCGGGTTCCTACGCCACCCCCTTTGCCATGATGGGTCATCACGAGATGAACGGATCCCTCACCAGCCCGGGTGTCTATCCTGGTCTGATTTCACCTCAGATGAGTGCTGCGGCAGCCGCCGCAGCTGCTTATGGACGCTCACCCATT GCAGGATTTGACCCGCATCCCCACATGAGAGCTCCAGGCCTGCCAACCAGCCTCCCTTCCATTTCAGGAGGAAAACC ggcGTATTCTTTTCACGTGAGTGCGGACGGTCAGATGCAGCCTGTGCCCTTCCCCCCCGACGCACTGATAGGCCCAGGCATCCCGCGGCACGCTCGTCAGATCAACACACTGAGCCACGGGGAAGTCGTGTGCGCTGTCACCATCAGCAACCCCACTCGTCACGTCTACACAGGCGGCAAGGGCTGCGTCAAGATCTGGGACAtcagccagccaggcagcaAGAGCCCTGTGTCCCAACTTGACTGTCTG AACAGGGACAATTACATCCGCTCGTGCAAGCTGTTGCCTGATGGCCGCACCCTAATTGTGGGCGGCGAGGCCAGCACACTGACCATCTGGGACTTGGCATCGCAGACACCACGAATTAAGGCGGAGCTTACTTCCTCCGCCCCAGCCTGCTACGCGCTGGCCATAAGCCCCGATGCAAAGGTCTGCTTCTCCTGCTGCTCGGATGGCAACATCGCCGTGTGGGATCTCCATAATCAGACTCTTGTCAG GCAGTTCCAGGGCCACACGGACGGAGCCAGCTGTATCGACATTTCGCATGATGGGACCAAGCTCTGGACCGGAGGCCTGGACAACACAGTCCGCTCTTGGGATTTGAGAGAAGGACGGCAGCTCCAGCAGCATGACTTTACCTCACAG ATCTTCTCCTTAGGCTACTGTCCCACTGGAGAATGGCTGGCTGTGGGCATGGAGAGCAGCAATGTGGAGGTGTTGCACCACACTAAGCCTGACAAGTACCAGCTACATCTGCACGAAAGTTGCGTCCTCTCACTCAAGTTTGCCTACTGTG GTAAATGGTTTGTAAGCACGGGGAAGGACAATCTGCTGAATGCATGGAGGACTCCCTATGGTGCCAGCATATTCCAG TCCAAGGAGTCGTCTTCGGTCCTAAGCTGTGACATCTCGGCAGATGACAAATACATTGTGACGGGTTCTGGTGACAAGAAAGCCACAGTCTATGAGGTCATCTACTAG
- the LOC119120486 gene encoding transducin-like enhancer protein 3-B isoform X3 — protein MYPQGRHPAPHQPGQPGFKFTVAESCDRIKDEFQFLQAQYHSLKVEYDKLANEKTEMQRHYVMYYEMSYGLNIEMHKQTEIAKRLNAILAQIMPFLSQEHQQQVAQAVERAKQVTMTELNAIIGVRGLPNLPLTKQQPPHCIYPTFMQQQLQAQHLSHAAHGPPVQLPPHPSGLQPPGIPPVTGAGSGLLALGALGSQAHLPVKDEKNHHDLEHRGPSSFHSPLAIPLKERESSTNNSVSPSDSLRAASEKHRGSSDYGLDPKKRKVDDKDNMNRYDSDGDKSDDLVVDVSNEDPATPRGSPAHSPPENGLDKSRVLKKDAAPNSPASVASSGSTPSTKAKDHTHMTNDKSSTPSLKSNTPTPRNEAPTPGTSTTPGLRPLTMAAPALRTPLSIAGSYATPFAMMGHHEMNGSLTSPGVYPGLISPQMSAAAAAAAAYGRSPIAGFDPHPHMRAPGLPTSLPSISGGKPAYSFHVSADGQMQPVPFPPDALIGPGIPRHARQINTLSHGEVVCAVTISNPTRHVYTGGKGCVKIWDISQPGSKSPVSQLDCLNRDNYIRSCKLLPDGRTLIVGGEASTLTIWDLASQTPRIKAELTSSAPACYALAISPDAKVCFSCCSDGNIAVWDLHNQTLVRQFQGHTDGASCIDISHDGTKLWTGGLDNTVRSWDLREGRQLQQHDFTSQIFSLGYCPTGEWLAVGMESSNVEVLHHTKPDKYQLHLHESCVLSLKFAYCGKWFVSTGKDNLLNAWRTPYGASIFQSKESSSVLSCDISADDKYIVTGSGDKKATVYEVIY, from the exons TACTACGAGATGTCCTACGGGCTCAATATTGAGATGCACAAACAG ACTGAAATTGCCAAACGCCTCAATGCAATCCTGGCTCAGATAATGCCGTTCTTGTCACAAGAG CACCAACAGCAGGTTGCTCAAGCTGTTGAGCGAGCTAAACAGGTGACAATGACTGAGCTGAATGCTATCATCGGGGTACGTGGACTTCCCAATCTGCCTCTCACC AAGCAGCAGCCGCCTCACTGTATCTATCCAACCTTCATG cagcagcagctacaGGCCCAGCACCTCTCCCACGCAGCCCACGGACCACCTGTGCAACTGCCCCCACACCCTTCGGGTTTACAGCCACCCGGCATCCCCCCTGTGACGGGTGCTGGCTCTGGCCTGCTTGCACTCGGTGCTCTCGGCAGCCAGGCGCACCTGCCTGTCAAGGATGAGAAGAACCATCACGACCTGGAGCACAGAG GCCCCTCATCTTTTCATTCGCCTCTGGCTATTCCTCTGAAAGAACGGGAGTCGAGCACG AATAATTCTGTGTCGCCATCAGACAGCCTGCGGGCAGCAAGTGAAAAGCACCGCGGCTCCTCAGATTATGGACTTGACCCTAAGAAACGTAAAGTGGACGACAAGGACAACATGAACAGATAT GATAGCGACGGAGACAAGAGCGATGACTTGGTGGTGGACGTTTCTAACGAG GATCCGGCCACCCCGCGTGGCAGCCCCGCTCACTCTCCTCCGGAGAACGGGCTGGATAAATCACGGGTTCTGAAGAAAGACGCCGCCCCTAACAGCCCTGCTTCGGTGGCGTCCTCAGGAAGCACGCCGTCCACCAAAGCAAAGGACCACACCCATATGACG aaTGACAAGTCATCTACACCGAGCCTGAAGTCCAACACGCCCACACCCAGAAATGAGGCACCCACACCAGGAACAAGCACCACTCCAGGGCTGAGGCCTCTGACTATGG CTGCCCCTGCCCTTCGCACACCCCTTTCCATTGCGGGTTCCTACGCCACCCCCTTTGCCATGATGGGTCATCACGAGATGAACGGATCCCTCACCAGCCCGGGTGTCTATCCTGGTCTGATTTCACCTCAGATGAGTGCTGCGGCAGCCGCCGCAGCTGCTTATGGACGCTCACCCATT GCAGGATTTGACCCGCATCCCCACATGAGAGCTCCAGGCCTGCCAACCAGCCTCCCTTCCATTTCAGGAGGAAAACC ggcGTATTCTTTTCACGTGAGTGCGGACGGTCAGATGCAGCCTGTGCCCTTCCCCCCCGACGCACTGATAGGCCCAGGCATCCCGCGGCACGCTCGTCAGATCAACACACTGAGCCACGGGGAAGTCGTGTGCGCTGTCACCATCAGCAACCCCACTCGTCACGTCTACACAGGCGGCAAGGGCTGCGTCAAGATCTGGGACAtcagccagccaggcagcaAGAGCCCTGTGTCCCAACTTGACTGTCTG AACAGGGACAATTACATCCGCTCGTGCAAGCTGTTGCCTGATGGCCGCACCCTAATTGTGGGCGGCGAGGCCAGCACACTGACCATCTGGGACTTGGCATCGCAGACACCACGAATTAAGGCGGAGCTTACTTCCTCCGCCCCAGCCTGCTACGCGCTGGCCATAAGCCCCGATGCAAAGGTCTGCTTCTCCTGCTGCTCGGATGGCAACATCGCCGTGTGGGATCTCCATAATCAGACTCTTGTCAG GCAGTTCCAGGGCCACACGGACGGAGCCAGCTGTATCGACATTTCGCATGATGGGACCAAGCTCTGGACCGGAGGCCTGGACAACACAGTCCGCTCTTGGGATTTGAGAGAAGGACGGCAGCTCCAGCAGCATGACTTTACCTCACAG ATCTTCTCCTTAGGCTACTGTCCCACTGGAGAATGGCTGGCTGTGGGCATGGAGAGCAGCAATGTGGAGGTGTTGCACCACACTAAGCCTGACAAGTACCAGCTACATCTGCACGAAAGTTGCGTCCTCTCACTCAAGTTTGCCTACTGTG GTAAATGGTTTGTAAGCACGGGGAAGGACAATCTGCTGAATGCATGGAGGACTCCCTATGGTGCCAGCATATTCCAG TCCAAGGAGTCGTCTTCGGTCCTAAGCTGTGACATCTCGGCAGATGACAAATACATTGTGACGGGTTCTGGTGACAAGAAAGCCACAGTCTATGAGGTCATCTACTAG
- the LOC119120486 gene encoding transducin-like enhancer protein 3-B isoform X11 — protein MYPQGRHPAPHQPGQPGFKFTVAESCDRIKDEFQFLQAQYHSLKVEYDKLANEKTEMQRHYVMYYEMSYGLNIEMHKQTEIAKRLNAILAQIMPFLSQEHQQQVAQAVERAKQVTMTELNAIIGVRGLPNLPLTQQQLQAQHLSHAAHGPPVQLPPHPSGLQPPGIPPVTGAGSGLLALGALGSQAHLPVKDEKNHHDLEHRERESSTNNSVSPSDSLRAASEKHRGSSDYGLDPKKRKVDDKDNMNRYDSDGDKSDDLVVDVSNEDPATPRGSPAHSPPENGLDKSRVLKKDAAPNSPASVASSGSTPSTKAKDHTHMTNDKSSTPSLKSNTPTPRNEAPTPGTSTTPGLRPLTMGKPPGMEALAAPALRTPLSIAGSYATPFAMMGHHEMNGSLTSPGVYPGLISPQMSAAAAAAAAYGRSPIAGFDPHPHMRAPGLPTSLPSISGGKPAYSFHVSADGQMQPVPFPPDALIGPGIPRHARQINTLSHGEVVCAVTISNPTRHVYTGGKGCVKIWDISQPGSKSPVSQLDCLNRDNYIRSCKLLPDGRTLIVGGEASTLTIWDLASQTPRIKAELTSSAPACYALAISPDAKVCFSCCSDGNIAVWDLHNQTLVRQFQGHTDGASCIDISHDGTKLWTGGLDNTVRSWDLREGRQLQQHDFTSQIFSLGYCPTGEWLAVGMESSNVEVLHHTKPDKYQLHLHESCVLSLKFAYCGKWFVSTGKDNLLNAWRTPYGASIFQSKESSSVLSCDISADDKYIVTGSGDKKATVYEVIY, from the exons TACTACGAGATGTCCTACGGGCTCAATATTGAGATGCACAAACAG ACTGAAATTGCCAAACGCCTCAATGCAATCCTGGCTCAGATAATGCCGTTCTTGTCACAAGAG CACCAACAGCAGGTTGCTCAAGCTGTTGAGCGAGCTAAACAGGTGACAATGACTGAGCTGAATGCTATCATCGGGGTACGTGGACTTCCCAATCTGCCTCTCACC cagcagcagctacaGGCCCAGCACCTCTCCCACGCAGCCCACGGACCACCTGTGCAACTGCCCCCACACCCTTCGGGTTTACAGCCACCCGGCATCCCCCCTGTGACGGGTGCTGGCTCTGGCCTGCTTGCACTCGGTGCTCTCGGCAGCCAGGCGCACCTGCCTGTCAAGGATGAGAAGAACCATCACGACCTGGAGCACAGAG AACGGGAGTCGAGCACG AATAATTCTGTGTCGCCATCAGACAGCCTGCGGGCAGCAAGTGAAAAGCACCGCGGCTCCTCAGATTATGGACTTGACCCTAAGAAACGTAAAGTGGACGACAAGGACAACATGAACAGATAT GATAGCGACGGAGACAAGAGCGATGACTTGGTGGTGGACGTTTCTAACGAG GATCCGGCCACCCCGCGTGGCAGCCCCGCTCACTCTCCTCCGGAGAACGGGCTGGATAAATCACGGGTTCTGAAGAAAGACGCCGCCCCTAACAGCCCTGCTTCGGTGGCGTCCTCAGGAAGCACGCCGTCCACCAAAGCAAAGGACCACACCCATATGACG aaTGACAAGTCATCTACACCGAGCCTGAAGTCCAACACGCCCACACCCAGAAATGAGGCACCCACACCAGGAACAAGCACCACTCCAGGGCTGAGGCCTCTGACTATGGGTAAACCGCCTGGCATGGAGGCGTTAG CTGCCCCTGCCCTTCGCACACCCCTTTCCATTGCGGGTTCCTACGCCACCCCCTTTGCCATGATGGGTCATCACGAGATGAACGGATCCCTCACCAGCCCGGGTGTCTATCCTGGTCTGATTTCACCTCAGATGAGTGCTGCGGCAGCCGCCGCAGCTGCTTATGGACGCTCACCCATT GCAGGATTTGACCCGCATCCCCACATGAGAGCTCCAGGCCTGCCAACCAGCCTCCCTTCCATTTCAGGAGGAAAACC ggcGTATTCTTTTCACGTGAGTGCGGACGGTCAGATGCAGCCTGTGCCCTTCCCCCCCGACGCACTGATAGGCCCAGGCATCCCGCGGCACGCTCGTCAGATCAACACACTGAGCCACGGGGAAGTCGTGTGCGCTGTCACCATCAGCAACCCCACTCGTCACGTCTACACAGGCGGCAAGGGCTGCGTCAAGATCTGGGACAtcagccagccaggcagcaAGAGCCCTGTGTCCCAACTTGACTGTCTG AACAGGGACAATTACATCCGCTCGTGCAAGCTGTTGCCTGATGGCCGCACCCTAATTGTGGGCGGCGAGGCCAGCACACTGACCATCTGGGACTTGGCATCGCAGACACCACGAATTAAGGCGGAGCTTACTTCCTCCGCCCCAGCCTGCTACGCGCTGGCCATAAGCCCCGATGCAAAGGTCTGCTTCTCCTGCTGCTCGGATGGCAACATCGCCGTGTGGGATCTCCATAATCAGACTCTTGTCAG GCAGTTCCAGGGCCACACGGACGGAGCCAGCTGTATCGACATTTCGCATGATGGGACCAAGCTCTGGACCGGAGGCCTGGACAACACAGTCCGCTCTTGGGATTTGAGAGAAGGACGGCAGCTCCAGCAGCATGACTTTACCTCACAG ATCTTCTCCTTAGGCTACTGTCCCACTGGAGAATGGCTGGCTGTGGGCATGGAGAGCAGCAATGTGGAGGTGTTGCACCACACTAAGCCTGACAAGTACCAGCTACATCTGCACGAAAGTTGCGTCCTCTCACTCAAGTTTGCCTACTGTG GTAAATGGTTTGTAAGCACGGGGAAGGACAATCTGCTGAATGCATGGAGGACTCCCTATGGTGCCAGCATATTCCAG TCCAAGGAGTCGTCTTCGGTCCTAAGCTGTGACATCTCGGCAGATGACAAATACATTGTGACGGGTTCTGGTGACAAGAAAGCCACAGTCTATGAGGTCATCTACTAG